A single genomic interval of Lathyrus oleraceus cultivar Zhongwan6 chromosome 7, CAAS_Psat_ZW6_1.0, whole genome shotgun sequence harbors:
- the LOC127104609 gene encoding uncharacterized protein LOC127104609, producing MLLEEAEDWWNNVRQRLEVIGTELVKFCPHYNDASAKGSKCIKFESELHPEIKQGIGYQEIRRFATLVNKCRTYNDDIRGLFAHYKSLNEKKGNNQYRGNHIVLQLKKGSRRSQMRKVQVGERLPLLSSSLIVVSRVIVPMSARNSEKRCSKYGKTGHLTADCKSNSLTCFNCREPDHISTHFQKPKKVQFGGKVFALNGSEITSSEKLIRGTCSINGILPIAIIDTCATHSFISLECAERLDLKLSSMVESMVIDTPTNGSVTTSWVYLKCSLTIYSMSFGMDLVCLPLDKLDVILGMNSLEFNHVHINYFNKSASFLEFDASDDLFVFAKKVHEFMKDEVVLFMILASMKAESKDDISDLSPVCEVEFTIDLVLGTSPVSMDPYRMSASKLSELKKKLEELLDKKFFAKSQSSMSE from the exons ATGTTGTTAGAAGAGGCCGAAGACTGGTGGAATAATGTGCGACAAAGGCTAGAGGTTATTGGTACTGAG TTGGTGAAGTTTTGTCCACACTACAATGATGCGAGTGCTAAGGGgtcaaagtgcatcaagtttgaaagCGAACTGCATCCTGAGATCAAGCAAGGTATTGGTTATCAGGAGATTCGTCGATTTGCGACACTGGTGAATAAGTGTAGGACATATAATGATGATATCAGGGGCCTTTTTGCTCACTATAAGAGTCTTAATGAGAAGAAAGGGAACAACCAGTATCGTGGAAACCATATAGTGCTCCAACTGAAAAAGGGAAGCAGAAGGTCTCAGATGAGAAAAGTCCAAGTAGGGGAGAGACTCCCGCTTTTATCAAGTTCTTTAATTGTGGTGTCACGGGTCATCGTGCCAATGAGTGCAAGAAATTCTGAGAAGAGATGCTCCAAATATGGAAAGACTGGACATCTTACTGCTGATTGTAAGAGTAATAGTCTTACGTGCTTCAACTGTAGGGAGCCAGATCATATTAGCACTCATTTCCAGAAACCCAAGAAGGTGCAGTTTGGAGGGAAGGTCTTTGCTTTGAATGGGTCAGAGATTACTAGCTCAGAAAAATTAATTCGAGGGACTTGTTCTATTAATGGTATTTTGCCGATCGCTATTATTGACACATGTGCAACGCATTCTTTTATTTCTCTTGAGTGTGCTGAGAGGTTGGATCTAAAGTTGTCTTCTATGGTTGAGAGTATGGTTATTGATACCCCAACTAATGGTTCGGTGACTACGTCGTGGGTGTATTTGAAGTGTTCGTTGACTATTTATAGTATGAGTTTTGGGATGGACCTAGTCTGTCTACCATTGGATAAACTCGATGTTATCCTTGGAATGAACTCGTTGGAGTTCAACCATGTTCATATCAACTATTTCAACAAGTCGGCGTCGTTCCTAGAGTTTGATGCAAGTGACGACTTATTTGTGTTTGCCAAGAAAGTACATGAGTTCATGAAGGATGAGGTTGTGTTGTTTATGATATTAGCTTCTATGAAGGCTGAAAGCAAAG ATGATATCAGTGATTTGTCACCGGTGTGTGAGGTTGAGTTCACCATAGACTTAGTACTTGGTACTAGTCCTGTGTCGATGGATCCGTATAGGATGTCTGCTTCAAAGTTGAGTGAACTGAAGAAGAAATTGGAAGAGTTGCTTGATAAGAAGTTTTTTGCGAAATCG CAATCTTCAATGAGCGAATAA